A genomic stretch from Solanum stenotomum isolate F172 chromosome 8, ASM1918654v1, whole genome shotgun sequence includes:
- the LOC125874582 gene encoding probable receptor-like protein kinase At5g20050 — protein MEDKKVYSLALLLVILLITLIVITRITLKYSETFFLIFGADIALIIGVFAGVLIRRKFNNRRLLLENQLDSDGRELRIEYSFLRKVAGVPTRFKLKELEEATNNFGSLVGRGSSACVFKGVLSDGASVAVKRIDGEERGDKEFKSEVAAIASVQHVNLVRLLGYSSVPPSGPRFLVYEYIVNGSLDNWIFRKRGIRGCLSLDLRCRVGLDVAKALSYLHHDCRSCILHLDVKPENILLDENHRAILADFGLSKLMGKDESRVVTTIRGTRGYLAPEWLLENGISEKSDVYSYGMVLLEMIGGRRNITLAENGKSTNSKSKFSYFPKIVSEKLEQGKIMEVLDERLVHEAATGGVAVEMQVKRLACVALSCIQERPSLRPTMARVVEMLEGRGPVEAPRQTTMLILDLLDEGVDHHPGIPRVAAAMARSSDTNSLRSYTMSILSGR, from the coding sequence ATGGAGGACAAAAAAGTTTATTCCTTAGCCCTTTTACTTGTGATTTTATTGATCACACTCATCGTTATCACACGTATAACGTTGAAATATTCGGAGACATTTTTCCTCATTTTCGGAGCTGATATCGCGTTGATTATTGGTGTTTTTGCTGGTGTTTTGATCCGAAGGAAGTTCAACAACAGGAGGTTATTGCTAGAAAATCAGTTAGACTCTGATGGACGCGAGCTGAGGATCGAGTATAGTTTCCTAAGGAAAGTAGCTGGTGTTCCAACAAGATTTAAGCTGAAAGAGCTCGAAGAAGCAACCAATAACTTTGGATCGTTGGTAGGACGTGGATCATCAGCTTGTGTTTTCAAAGGTGTGCTTAGTGATGGTGCATCAGTAGCTGTTAAAAGGATCGATGGAGAGGAACGTGGCGATAAGGAATTCAAATCAGAAGTTGCAGCTATTGCTAGTGTTCAACATGTTAATCTTGTACGTTTACTTGGATACTCTAGTGTTCCTCCATCAGGACCTCGATTTTTGGTTTACGAGTATATAGTTAATGGATCACTTGATAATTGGATTTTTCGAAAAAGGGGAATTCGAGGGTGTTTGTCGTTGGATTTGAGGTGTAGAGTTGGTCTAGATGTGGCTAAGGCACTTTCTTATTTGCATCATGATTGTAGATCGTGTATTTTACATCTCGATGTCAAGCCTGAGAATATACTTTTAGACGAGAATCATCGTGCTATTCTAGCTGATTTCGGGTTGTCTAAGTTGATGGGGAAAGATGAGAGTAGAGTTGTTACAACGATTAGAGGTACTCGGGGGTATTTAGCCCCCGAGTGGCTCCTGGAGAACGGGATTTCTgagaaaagtgatgtttataGCTACGGAATGGTGCTATTGGAGATGATTGGAGGGAGGAGAAATATTACTTTAGCTGAAAATGGAAAGAGTACCAATTCAAAGAGTAAGTTCAGCTATTTTCCTAAGATTGTGAGTGAGAAATTGGAGCAGGGGAAGATCATGGAAGTCCTGGACGAGAGGCTCGTCCACGAGGCAGCTACAGGAGGTGTAGCTGTAGAAATGCAAGTGAAAAGATTGGCGTGTGTGGCGTTGTCTTGCATCCAAGAACGGCCTAGTCTTAGGCCAACAATGGCACGAGTCGTGGAAATGTTGGAAGGTCGTGGGCCAGTAGAAGCGCCTAGACAAACGACAATGTTGATCCTCGATCTATTAGACGAGGGTGTGGATCATCATCCCGGGATACCTAGGGTAGCTGCAGCCATGGCAAGATCTAGTGATACTAATTCACTTCGTTCTTATACAATGTCTATCCTCTCAGGGAG